Genomic window (Propionibacteriaceae bacterium ZF39):
GGTCGCCGTGCCGGAAGGTTCGGTGGCGCTGGAAAAGGTGTTCACCGACTACTTCGACAGCACGAAGCAGCCGTGGGTCGACACCGAGTTCTCCGGCCGCTCGGACTATGCGGCCTTCATCGAGAACGGCATCGCCTCCACCGGACTCTTCACCGGGGCTGACGACATCAAGACCGCCGAGGAAGTGGCACTGTTCGGCGGCAGGGAGGGCATTCTGATGGATCCCAACTATCACACCGCCGGCGATGACCTCAGCAACGTCAACACCACCGCGCTGGGGATCAACGTGAAGGCCATCGCCTATGCCACCGGAACCTTGGCCTACGACACCTCGATGGTCAACGGCAAGACCAGCCCGGGCAAGTCGGGCAAGGAGAAGAAGGCCAAGAAGGCGAAGAAGGTCAAGCCGAACGTGACGATCAATCGCGCGGCTGCTTGATCAGTAAGGGAATCAGGGTTCTGCGAAACTCCACGTGTGCAAGAACAGCGCAAGAACGAAAGCATGCTGGACTGAACTCTGAAAAGTGATAGAAAATATCTGCTGGACCCGCCCATCCCCCGAGGGGCGGGTCCAGTTCTTTTTGTTGGGGCTCTGGCAGGATCGAAAAAGATCCCCGCGAAGGAGTTTCCGATGGCTCGAGGCGTCACCCACGTTCAGCCCGAGGATGGCCTGACCACACGCCAGCGACGTCATCGCCCGCTCGTGGCCGTGCACACGGGCGTCGGCAAGGGCAAGTCGACCGCTGCCTTCGGCCTCGCCCTGCGCGGGTGGAACCAGGGCTGGTCGATCGGCGTGTTTCAGTTCGTGAAGTCCGCGAAGTGGCGGATCGGCGAACAGGCGGCGCTCGAGGCTTTGGGTCGGGTGCACGAGGAGACCGGCGAGGGCGGTCCGATCGAGTGGCACAAGATGGGCTCCGGATGGTCATGGTCACGCAAGGGCGGCACCGAGGAGGATCACGCCGCTCAGGCCGCCGAGGGCTGGGCCGAGATCAAGCGTCGACTCGCTGCCGAAACCCACACCGTCTATGTCCTCGACGAGTTCACCTATCCGGTGAAGTGGGGCTGGATCGATGCGGATGATGTCGTGACAACCCTCACCGAGCGCCCCGGCTATCAGCACGTCATCATCACCGGCCGCGACTGCGATCAGCGCATCATCGACGTCGCCGACCTCGTGACCGAGATGACCAAGATCAAGCATCCCTTCGACAACGGCCAACCGGGCCAGAAGGGGATCGAGTGGTAGACGCGGCCGATCCCGACCTCACGTTTCATGGCGACCGCGAACTCGGCGCCGGTTTGGTGGACCTGGCCGTGAACGTCCGGCTCAGCGAACCACCCCAGTGGCTGGCCGAGGAGCTGAAGGCAGCCATCGCGGGGCTGGGGGCGTACCCCGACGATCGCGAAGCCACCGCCGCGCTGGCCGACTTCCACGGGGTGCCGCCCGAGATGGTCCTGCCGACGGCCGGCGGGGCCGAGGCGTTCACCCTGATCGCGCGGGCGGGGCTGGGGCGACGGCCGTGCGTGGTGCATCCGCAGTTCACGGAACCGGAGGCGGCCCTGGTCACCGCCGGGCTGCGGCCGGAACGCCTGGTGCTGACCGAGGGGTCGGGATTCCGGCTGGATGCGAGTCAGGTCCCGCCCGGGGTCGATCTGGTGCTGGTGGGGAATCCGACGAATCCGACCGGCGTGCTCCACAACGTCAGCGAACTCTGGGATCTCTGGCGCGAGGGGCGGACGATCGTGGTCGACGAGGCGTTCATGGATGCGGTGCCCGGCGAGATCGAATCGATGATCGGCTCCCGCATGCCCGACGCCCTGGTGCTCCGATCGCTGACGAAGACGTGGGGACTGGCGGGGTTGAGGGTCGGCTATGTCGTGGGTGATCCCGGACTGATCGCGCGCCTGCGGCAGCAGCAGCCCCCGTGGTCGGTCTCGACGCTCGCGCTCGCTGCGATCCGGGCGGTGTGTTCCGAGCGGGGGCGCGATGAGGCGGGGGCGGCGGCCAACGCGTACTCCGTGCCGCGCGATCGCCTGGAGACGGGGTTGGGGCGGCTCGGCCTCGCGCCGGCTGGGCCGTCCTATGCACCGTTCGTGCTGGCGAAGGGCCCGGTGGGACTGCGGGAGGCGCTGCGGGATCGGGGGTACGCCGTCCGGCGCGGGGACACGTTTCCCGGGCTCGGGCCCGAGTGGATCCGGATCGCCGTGCGCGGGGTGGACGTGGTCGACGCATTCCTGGGGGCGGCGGCCGACGCCCTGGCCCAACTGCCTACCGGTTCCGGCACCCACCACCCGGTCGATCCGGGACCCGGCACCCACTCATGAGCGCCCTGTCCGGTTGGCGCCTCGCCCTGGGCACCCTGACGATCATCCCCGCTGGCTCCGTGAGCCCGACCGCGGCGGCCGTGCGCTGGTTCGTCGCACTGAGCCCCCTCGCGGTCCTGCCGCTCGCGGCAGGAGCGGCAGGGATCACCGCGCTCGGCGGTTGGCTCGGCCTGCCGGCCCTGGTCACCGGGCTCCTGGCCGTCGGGCTGGTCGCTCTCGGAACCAGGGCGATGCACCTGGACGCCGTCGCTGACGTTGCGGATGCACTGGGCGGGGGCTGGACCCCGGAGCGGGCGCGGGCCATCCTCAAGTCCGGCGATGTGGGGCCGATGGGCGTGGTCGCCCTGATCCTGGTGATCGGGCTGCAGGCGGCGTCCGTCGGGGCGTTGGCGTCCACGGAGCTCGGCTGGGTTCTGGTCGGGGTGGCCGTGGCACTGAGCCGGTGGTTCCTGGGACCGGCCTGCTGGGGCGTACCGGCGATGCCGGGGTCATCGCTGGGCGCTGTCTTCGCCCGGGCCCTGCCGGGGTGGCAGGCCTGGTTGTGGCCGGTGCTGGCCGTGGTGATCCTGGCCGGACTCGCGAGCGCGATGGGACGACCGTGGTGGCTGGGCGTACTCGCGGGAGGGCTGGC
Coding sequences:
- the cobC gene encoding Rv2231c family pyridoxal phosphate-dependent protein CobC, which translates into the protein MVDAADPDLTFHGDRELGAGLVDLAVNVRLSEPPQWLAEELKAAIAGLGAYPDDREATAALADFHGVPPEMVLPTAGGAEAFTLIARAGLGRRPCVVHPQFTEPEAALVTAGLRPERLVLTEGSGFRLDASQVPPGVDLVLVGNPTNPTGVLHNVSELWDLWREGRTIVVDEAFMDAVPGEIESMIGSRMPDALVLRSLTKTWGLAGLRVGYVVGDPGLIARLRQQQPPWSVSTLALAAIRAVCSERGRDEAGAAANAYSVPRDRLETGLGRLGLAPAGPSYAPFVLAKGPVGLREALRDRGYAVRRGDTFPGLGPEWIRIAVRGVDVVDAFLGAAADALAQLPTGSGTHHPVDPGPGTHS
- the cobO gene encoding cob(I)yrinic acid a,c-diamide adenosyltransferase, whose translation is MARGVTHVQPEDGLTTRQRRHRPLVAVHTGVGKGKSTAAFGLALRGWNQGWSIGVFQFVKSAKWRIGEQAALEALGRVHEETGEGGPIEWHKMGSGWSWSRKGGTEEDHAAQAAEGWAEIKRRLAAETHTVYVLDEFTYPVKWGWIDADDVVTTLTERPGYQHVIITGRDCDQRIIDVADLVTEMTKIKHPFDNGQPGQKGIEW
- a CDS encoding adenosylcobinamide-GDP ribazoletransferase, coding for MSALSGWRLALGTLTIIPAGSVSPTAAAVRWFVALSPLAVLPLAAGAAGITALGGWLGLPALVTGLLAVGLVALGTRAMHLDAVADVADALGGGWTPERARAILKSGDVGPMGVVALILVIGLQAASVGALASTELGWVLVGVAVALSRWFLGPACWGVPAMPGSSLGAVFARALPGWQAWLWPVLAVVILAGLASAMGRPWWLGVLAGGLALGLALVVRGRARRRFGGMNGDVLGAAIEVALTAMLVVLAWG